The DNA region GTACTGAAGCGGCCGCTTGTCGCGCGGCAGGATGTTTTCGAGGCCGGCCTTGAGCTGGGTGGCCGTGATCCCGCCGTGCGAGGCAACAACCCCTGCGACCACGCGCTGGCCCCTGATGTCGTCAGGGATCCCGGCGGCCACGGCGGCGGCAACGCCCGGAACGGACGCCAACGCCAGTTCCACCTCGTGGGGATAAACGTTCTTACCCGAGGTCAGGATCATGTCCGCGCGCCGGCCCAGGATGTGCAGCTGCCCATTGGCCAGGTAGCCTTGGTCCCCCACGGTGAACCAGCCGTCGAAGGAACGGAGGGCCTCGCCGTCGTCACCCCAAAGGTAACCGTTGCTGACCATCCCGCTGCGGACGCAGATGTTGCCCGGTTCGCCGTCGGGCAGGGAGGCGCCGCTGTCGCTCAGGATCCGGACCTCCACGCCGGGGAATGGGCGTCCGATCCCGGTTCCGCCGGCATCCAGCAGTTCTCCCGCAGGCAGCCCCGCGCCGGAAACAAAGCTGAGCTCGGACGCGCCGTAATATTCGAAAATCGTGGCATTCGGAGCCCAGCGCCGGGCCGCCTCCAAGGTACGCGCATCCAGTTTGGAACCGGCACAGATGATGGTCCGCACACCGGAGGCATCCACACTGCCGGTGAGCCCGCGCTCGCTGAGCAGCCGCAGCATGGTGGGCACCAGCACCAGCCGGGTCACGCGGTCGTGGCTGATCGCGGCGTGGACATCGCCGACGTCGAAACTCTCAAGCGTCTGGAACTCGGAACCGGCGTACAGGCACTCCGCGAGGGCATAGAGGTTCAGGCTGGCAGCGAGTGGACCGGGAGCAAGGGTGACGTCATCCTGCCGGAGGCCGAAGAATTCAATCGAGGCGTCAAAGGACTCCTGCCAGGACCGCCGTGACCGGGTGAAAGCCTTCGGCACCGACGTGGTGCCGGACGTGAGACCGATCAGGAACGTCGATTCCGGCGACCCGTCCGCCAGGGCATCCTCGGCTGATACCGCAGCAGGAAGCACCGACGCCTCCAGTCGCAGGAGAATCTCGCTGTGTAGCTGGGCAGGCCAGGAGGGGTCCAGGACGGCACACTGGCGCCCGCCTGCCACCGCGGCGGCGAACCTGACAGCGAAGTCTACGGAGTTGGCTTCGGCAAGGACTGTGACACCCGCTGAGCTGGCGACGGCCGCCGTCGCTGAGTCGCGGAGTTCGGCCCAGCCCAGGCGACGGCCGGCAACTACGACGGCGGTATCCTGGGGCCGTTCTTCGGCCCAGCGCTGGATCTTGTTGAGAAAAGGCATCGCACCAACTTTACCGGCCGGACACCGGTTCGGCCCCGCCCGAAAAGGCTATTGTGACTCTATGAGCTTCAATGACGATGTCCAGCTGGACCCGTCCCAGGTGCAGGACCGGCGCGGCATGGGCCGGGGCGCAAAGATAGGCGGGGGCATCGGGGGCGGGCTGATCCTGCTCATAGCGGCGCTGCTGGGCGTCAACCCGCAGTTGCTGGAAGGCCTGGCAGGCGCGGGACAGGACCCGCAGAACCAGGGAACGGCACCGGCGTGCAGCACGGGAGCCGACGCCGACGCCCGCCTGGACTGCCGGATCACCGGCACAGTGAACAGCCTCAACGCCTTCTGGCCCGCATATCTCCAGGAATACAACGTGCAGTATCCTCAGCCGGAGACCGTGATTTTCAGCCAGGCCACCAACACAGGCTGCGGCGCGGCCACCAGCGAGGTAGGCCCGTTCTACTGCCCGGCCGACACCACGGCCTACTTTGACCCCGGCTTCTTCCAGGAACTCGTGGACCGGTTCGGGTCCTCGGGCGGCCCGCTCGCGCAGGAATACGTGGTGGCTCACGAATTCGGCCACCACATCCAGAACGTGCTGGGAACGTTGGACCGGGCGCAGCAGGATCCGCAGGGCCCTGAGTCCGGCGCCGTCCGGGTTGAACTCCAGGCCGACTGCTACGCAGGACTCTGGGCCCGCCACGCCACCACCCAGCAGGACCCCAACACCGGCCGGCCGTTCCTGGAACCGCTGACCGACCAGGACCTCAGCGACGCCCTCTCCGCGGCGTCCGCGGTGGGCGATGACCGGATCCAGCAAGCAGCGACCGGCCGCGTCACACCTGAAGCCTGGACTCACGGTTCCAGCGAACAGCGCCAGAAGTGGTTCTACCAGGGCTACCAGACCGGCGACATTAACGAGTGCGACACCTTCGCGGTGGCCACCCCTTAACCCATCGGTTGCTCCACAAGTGCCCTTTTGACGCTCGAAAAGGGCGCTGACGGAGCAATCGATTGAAGCACGACGACGGCGGGTCACCTTCTCAAGAGAAGGTGACCCGCCGTCGTCGTACTTGGGTGGATTTCAGATGTTGAAGCCGAGGGCCCGCATCTGGTCCTTGCCGTCGTCGGTGATCCGCTCCGGACCCCACGGCGGCATCCATACCCAGTTCAGGCGCCAGTCGTCCACGACGCCGTCCAGTGCCTGGCCCACCTGCTCCTCGATGACATCGGTGAGCGGGCAGGCGGCGGTGGTGAGTGTCATGTCGATCAGCAGGGCGCCGTCGTCGTCGGAGTACTTCAGGCCGTAGAGCAGCCCCAGGTCAACGATGTTCACCCCGAGCTCGGGGTCGATGACGTCTTTGAGCGCCTCTTCGACATCCTCGAGGCCCGTGCGGGCCGCTTTGATTTCGGTCATGGCAAGTCCCTACTAGGCCTGTGCTGCTGCCGTGGCGGCGGCGATGGTGGCTGCACCGGCGCCGGTGGCGTAGCGGTCATAGCCTTCTTCTTCGAGGCGGTCAGCCAGTTCCGGGCCGCCCTCTTCAACAACCTGGCCGTCAACAAACACGTGCACGAAGTCAGGCTTGATGTAGCGCAGGATGCGCGTGTAGTGGGTGATGAGCAGCGTGCCCATGTTGCCCTCCGCGTGGGCGCGGTTAACGCCCTCGGAGACCACCTTGAGCGCGTCAACGTCCAGGCCGGAGTCCGTCTCGTCCAGGATGGCAAACTTGGGCTTGAAGAGCTCCAGCTGGAGGATCTCCACGCGCTTCTTCTCGCCGCCGGAGAAGCCTTCGTTGACGTTGCGCTGGGCGAAGTCGGCGTCGATGCGCAGCTTCTGCATGGCGTCCTTGACTTCCTTGGTCCACGTGCGCAGCTTGGGTGCCTCGCCATCAATGGCGGTCTTGGCGGTGCGCAGGAAGTTGGTCATGCTGACACCCGGGACCTCCACGGGGTACTGCATGGCCAGGAACAGGCCAGCCCGGGCCCGTTCGTCAACGCTCATGTCCAGGACGTTCTCGCCGTCCAGGGTGATGGTGCCGCTGGTGACCTTGTAGCGCGGGTGTCCGGCGATGGTGGATGCCAGGGTGGACTTGCCTGAGCCATTGGGCCCCATGATGGCGTGCGTCTGGCCGGTCTTGATGGTCAGGCTGACGCCCTTCAGGATCTCCTTGGTGCCCTGCTCGGTGTCAATGCTGACGTGCAGGTCCTTGATCTCAAGAGTAGACATATGTCTTGTTCTCCTTTGCGCCGTGCCTTCCGGCAGCGGTGCGGTCTTTGTCTGGAAGTTTGGTTCTGTTGCTGTTTGGACGTTTGTCCGGCTGTCGCCGGCGATGCTGCTAGCTGAAGGTCGGGGCTTCCGCGCCGTTGACTACGTTGGTGAAATCCACATAGACCTCGTCTCCACGGATGTCGACGGCGAACACCGGGACGGGATCGTAGGCCGGCAACTGGAGCGGTTCACCGGTCCGCAGGTCGAACTGCGAGCCGTGGCCCCAGCATTCGATCATGCAGCCTTCCACTTCGCCCTCGGACAGTGAGATGTCCGCGTGCGAGCAGGTGTCGCCGATGGCGTGGATCTCGCCCATGGAATCCTTGACGATCGCTACGGGGTAGTCGTCGATCAGGACCCGCAGTGCCTGCTTGAGCTGGATCTCATCCGACTTGCAGACGAATTCGCCCTTTGGCTGGTCAGTCATCTCTGATATCCCCGCGCGGTCTAGTTGTTCGTCACGGCGAGTTCGCGCTCAACAGCGTCGGTCAGCCGTTCTTCGAGGGCCGGAATCCTGATGTGCTGGATGATCTCGTGGAGGAAGCCACGGACCACCAGGCGGCGGGCAACATCCTCAGGAATGCCGCGTGCCATCAGATAGAACAGGTGCTCGTCGTCCAGGCGGCCGGTGGCGCTGGCGTGGCCGGCGCCCTTGATCAGGCCGGTTTCGATTTCCAGGTTGGGAACCGAGTCGGCGCGGGCACCGTCCGTGAGCAGCAGGTTGCGGTTGGCCTCGTAGCTGTCGGTGCCTTCGGCTTCCTTGCGGATCAGTACATCGCCAACCCACACCGCGTGGGCATTGCGCCCCTGCAGAGCACCCTTGTAGAGCACGTTGGAGGTGCAGTTCGCCACAGCGTGGTCAACGAACAGCCGCTGTTCCAGGTGCTGGCCGGCGTCGGCGAAGTACAGGCCAAACATTTCAGCCTGGCCGCCCGCAGCCGTGAAGCGCGCCGAGGGGGTCACGC from Arthrobacter pascens includes:
- the ypfJ gene encoding KPN_02809 family neutral zinc metallopeptidase translates to MSFNDDVQLDPSQVQDRRGMGRGAKIGGGIGGGLILLIAALLGVNPQLLEGLAGAGQDPQNQGTAPACSTGADADARLDCRITGTVNSLNAFWPAYLQEYNVQYPQPETVIFSQATNTGCGAATSEVGPFYCPADTTAYFDPGFFQELVDRFGSSGGPLAQEYVVAHEFGHHIQNVLGTLDRAQQDPQGPESGAVRVELQADCYAGLWARHATTQQDPNTGRPFLEPLTDQDLSDALSAASAVGDDRIQQAATGRVTPEAWTHGSSEQRQKWFYQGYQTGDINECDTFAVATP
- a CDS encoding non-heme iron oxygenase ferredoxin subunit produces the protein MTDQPKGEFVCKSDEIQLKQALRVLIDDYPVAIVKDSMGEIHAIGDTCSHADISLSEGEVEGCMIECWGHGSQFDLRTGEPLQLPAYDPVPVFAVDIRGDEVYVDFTNVVNGAEAPTFS
- a CDS encoding class I adenylate-forming enzyme family protein codes for the protein MPFLNKIQRWAEERPQDTAVVVAGRRLGWAELRDSATAAVASSAGVTVLAEANSVDFAVRFAAAVAGGRQCAVLDPSWPAQLHSEILLRLEASVLPAAVSAEDALADGSPESTFLIGLTSGTTSVPKAFTRSRRSWQESFDASIEFFGLRQDDVTLAPGPLAASLNLYALAECLYAGSEFQTLESFDVGDVHAAISHDRVTRLVLVPTMLRLLSERGLTGSVDASGVRTIICAGSKLDARTLEAARRWAPNATIFEYYGASELSFVSGAGLPAGELLDAGGTGIGRPFPGVEVRILSDSGASLPDGEPGNICVRSGMVSNGYLWGDDGEALRSFDGWFTVGDQGYLANGQLHILGRRADMILTSGKNVYPHEVELALASVPGVAAAVAAGIPDDIRGQRVVAGVVASHGGITATQLKAGLENILPRDKRPLQYFALAELPTTDRGKVSRNILLDWISSHDHRARHLGQ
- a CDS encoding metal-sulfur cluster assembly factor, translated to MTEIKAARTGLEDVEEALKDVIDPELGVNIVDLGLLYGLKYSDDDGALLIDMTLTTAACPLTDVIEEQVGQALDGVVDDWRLNWVWMPPWGPERITDDGKDQMRALGFNI
- the sufC gene encoding Fe-S cluster assembly ATPase SufC, which gives rise to MSTLEIKDLHVSIDTEQGTKEILKGVSLTIKTGQTHAIMGPNGSGKSTLASTIAGHPRYKVTSGTITLDGENVLDMSVDERARAGLFLAMQYPVEVPGVSMTNFLRTAKTAIDGEAPKLRTWTKEVKDAMQKLRIDADFAQRNVNEGFSGGEKKRVEILQLELFKPKFAILDETDSGLDVDALKVVSEGVNRAHAEGNMGTLLITHYTRILRYIKPDFVHVFVDGQVVEEGGPELADRLEEEGYDRYATGAGAATIAAATAAAQA